One segment of Primulina tabacum isolate GXHZ01 chromosome 6, ASM2559414v2, whole genome shotgun sequence DNA contains the following:
- the LOC142549090 gene encoding protein ULTRAPETALA 1-like isoform X1 produces the protein MSEDRKRKNMENNGGAGGGAVVLFSDEEVRDISGFQRCDDYVIVTCGCTSHTYGDAVGTLRVFASGELEIRCECTPGCQEDKLTPAAFEKHSGRETARKWKNNIWVIVDGEKVPIFKTALLKYYNEASKHANGSQRSTGKTTGHHDEFIRCSQCNKLRRFHLRNKEECQIYHDAFLSVNWTCSDMPHDKITCDDDEERASRRVYRGCTRSPTCKGCTTCVCFGCQTCRFSGCCCQTCMDFTTNAKS, from the exons ATGAGTGAAGATAGGAAGAGGAAAAATATGGAGAATAATGGTGGAGCAGGAGGAGGCGCAGTCGTTTTGTTCAGCGATGAGGAAGTGAGAGACATTAGTGGATTCCAGCGATGTGATGATTACGTAATAGTGACGTGTGGCTGCACAAGCCACACTTATGGTGATGCTGTTGGGACTCTTAGGGTTTTCGCTTCTGGCGAGCTCGAAATTCGCTGCGAATGCACCCCGGGTTGTCAAGAAG ACAAGTTAACTCCAGCTGCATTTGAGAAGCATTCTGGTCGAGAAACAGCTAGGAAATGGAAGAATAAtatatgggttattgttgatgGAGAGAAAGTTCCTATATTTAAGACGGCCCTGCTCAAGTATTACAACGAAGCATCAAAACATGCAAATGGATCCCAGAGATCAACTGGAAAAACCACCGGTCATCATGATGAGTTTATTCGATGCAGTCAGTGTAACAAATTGCGCAGGTTCCATCTTCGCAACAAGGAAGAATGCCAGATTTACCATGATGCTTTCTTAAGCGTGAACTGGACATGCAgtgatatgcctcatgacaa AATTACATGTGATGACGATGAGGAACGAGCAAGCCGAAGGGTGTATAGGGGTTGCACTCGGTCTCCGACTTGCAAAGGATGCACCACCTGCGTGTGTTTCGGGTGTCAGACTTGTCGGTTTTCAGGCTGCTGCTGCCAGACTTGCATGGATTTCACTACAAATGCTAAAtcttga
- the LOC142549090 gene encoding protein ULTRAPETALA 1-like isoform X2, whose translation MSEDRKRKNMENNGGAGGGAVVLFSDEEVRDISGFQRCDDYVIVTCGCTSHTYGDAVGTLRVFASGELEIRCECTPGCQEDKLTPAAFEKHSGRETARKWKNNIWVIVDGEKVPIFKTALLKYYNEASKHANGSQRSTGKTTGHHDEFIRCSQCNKLRRFHLRNKEECQIYHDAFLSVNWTCSDMPHDNL comes from the exons ATGAGTGAAGATAGGAAGAGGAAAAATATGGAGAATAATGGTGGAGCAGGAGGAGGCGCAGTCGTTTTGTTCAGCGATGAGGAAGTGAGAGACATTAGTGGATTCCAGCGATGTGATGATTACGTAATAGTGACGTGTGGCTGCACAAGCCACACTTATGGTGATGCTGTTGGGACTCTTAGGGTTTTCGCTTCTGGCGAGCTCGAAATTCGCTGCGAATGCACCCCGGGTTGTCAAGAAG ACAAGTTAACTCCAGCTGCATTTGAGAAGCATTCTGGTCGAGAAACAGCTAGGAAATGGAAGAATAAtatatgggttattgttgatgGAGAGAAAGTTCCTATATTTAAGACGGCCCTGCTCAAGTATTACAACGAAGCATCAAAACATGCAAATGGATCCCAGAGATCAACTGGAAAAACCACCGGTCATCATGATGAGTTTATTCGATGCAGTCAGTGTAACAAATTGCGCAGGTTCCATCTTCGCAACAAGGAAGAATGCCAGATTTACCATGATGCTTTCTTAAGCGTGAACTGGACATGCAgtgatatgcctcatgacaa TTTGTAA